In a genomic window of Sulfurimonas denitrificans DSM 1251:
- the nadA gene encoding quinolinate synthase NadA, protein MELTTQQLKEKINEYKKKLSVTVVAHFYQRDEVFEMGDITGDSLELAQKTMADNSEFVVFCGVGFMGQSVKVLSPNKRVVMPKAACCAMATMIDGMQFDASIKALNEAGIQNENILPITYINSNADVKAKVGEMGGMVCTSSNAKKIITTALMEGKKILFVPDRCLGQNIANQMGLKSCVIGDGSNVADADIICFNGFCSVHQLFSVDDIKFYRKKYPGILIAVHPECDPAICNAADFVGSTSQLIKYIKDLDENQKVAVGTEFNLVNRLRSKNTYVLSSTKPECPTMNETTLRDVYDVLKSIDDGAPLNEIHIDENTQKWAKIALDRMMAL, encoded by the coding sequence TTGGAATTAACAACACAACAGTTAAAAGAAAAAATTAACGAATATAAAAAGAAATTAAGCGTAACGGTCGTTGCTCACTTTTATCAAAGAGATGAAGTTTTTGAGATGGGTGACATTACAGGGGATTCTCTTGAGCTTGCGCAAAAGACAATGGCTGATAATTCAGAGTTTGTAGTCTTTTGCGGTGTCGGATTTATGGGGCAGAGTGTTAAGGTTTTATCTCCAAACAAGAGAGTAGTTATGCCAAAAGCAGCTTGTTGCGCTATGGCTACTATGATTGATGGGATGCAGTTTGATGCTTCAATAAAGGCGCTCAATGAAGCTGGAATCCAAAATGAAAACATCTTACCAATTACATATATCAACTCAAATGCTGATGTAAAAGCAAAAGTAGGTGAGATGGGCGGTATGGTTTGCACTAGCTCAAATGCAAAAAAAATTATTACAACTGCCCTAATGGAGGGCAAAAAGATACTATTTGTTCCAGATAGATGTTTGGGGCAAAATATTGCAAACCAGATGGGATTAAAATCTTGTGTTATTGGAGATGGAAGTAATGTAGCAGATGCAGATATAATCTGTTTTAACGGTTTTTGCTCAGTTCATCAGCTATTTTCGGTTGATGATATTAAGTTTTATCGTAAAAAATATCCAGGAATCTTAATAGCTGTTCACCCAGAGTGTGACCCAGCAATTTGTAATGCAGCAGATTTCGTTGGTTCTACTTCCCAACTTATAAAATATATAAAAGATTTAGATGAGAACCAAAAAGTAGCAGTTGGAACAGAGTTTAACCTAGTGAACCGTTTGCGTTCAAAAAATACTTACGTTCTCTCATCCACAAAGCCTGAGTGTCCAACTATGAATGAGACAACACTAAGAGATGTTTACGATGTTTTAAAATCTATTGATGATGGCGCACCTTTAAATGAGATTCATATCGATGAAAACACTCAAAAATGGGCAAAAATTGCATTAGATAGAATGATGGCATTATGA
- the nadC gene encoding carboxylating nicotinate-nucleotide diphosphorylase has protein sequence MIEDFVKETLAQDVGRGDLYALVEPSVEASAKIVAKSDGVMAGVTYCNVLAKLENFRVVWNKNDSESFVKGDVLATLSATSHVLLRVERTFLNMLLHASSIATLTKKYADIIEPYGVKLLDTRKTRPMLRVFEKYATRCGGAVNHRMGLDDSLMIKDTHLKTIKDLKSYIQKARQKIPFTAKIEVEAETLEIAKEAFKAGADIVMCDNMTPSQVQEIVKYRDANFSHVLLEASGNISLQTIENYAKVGVDAISSGSLIHQANWIDLSMKVD, from the coding sequence ATGATAGAAGATTTTGTAAAAGAGACATTAGCACAAGATGTTGGACGAGGTGATTTGTACGCACTTGTTGAGCCGAGTGTAGAAGCCTCCGCTAAAATAGTTGCAAAAAGTGATGGTGTTATGGCAGGAGTTACATATTGTAATGTTTTGGCAAAGTTAGAGAATTTTAGAGTAGTTTGGAATAAAAATGATTCAGAGAGTTTTGTAAAAGGAGATGTTTTAGCCACATTAAGTGCAACATCACATGTACTTCTTAGAGTTGAGAGAACATTTCTAAATATGCTTCTTCATGCAAGCTCTATAGCAACACTTACTAAAAAATATGCAGACATTATCGAGCCATACGGCGTAAAACTCTTAGATACAAGAAAAACAAGACCTATGCTTAGAGTTTTTGAAAAATACGCAACAAGATGTGGTGGTGCGGTAAATCATAGAATGGGCTTAGATGACTCTTTAATGATAAAAGATACTCATTTAAAAACAATAAAAGATTTGAAAAGTTACATACAAAAAGCTAGACAAAAGATTCCATTTACTGCAAAAATAGAGGTAGAAGCTGAAACACTAGAGATTGCAAAAGAGGCGTTTAAAGCGGGTGCTGATATAGTTATGTGCGATAATATGACACCCTCTCAAGTTCAAGAGATTGTAAAATATAGAGATGCAAATTTTTCACATGTACTTCTTGAAGCAAGTGGAAATATCTCACTTCAAACTATAGAGAACTATGCTAAAGTTGGAGTTGATGCGATAAGCAGCGGCTCATTAATTCATCAAGCAAACTGGATAGATTTATCCATGAAAGTAGATTAA